Genomic segment of Flavobacteriales bacterium:
TCATTTTCTGAATATTGGTTCATCTGCATTTTTATTCATTTTGCCGCAACTGTGATCTCTCTTAATGTGTTTGATGCAATTGTGGTGCAATCAATGTGCAATTTGTGCAATTAATGTGCAATTCACTTTAGCACATAAAATGAACCTGCCCCTTTAACGTCACTGGGTTTTAATATTTTCTTTTCGACCAAATTGCCTAGATCTCCCGATGCAGTATTTCTTGAGCAATCGTTGATCTTCTGGTAATCTTTATTCGTAATCTTTCCATTCTTCTTCACGTACTCAACTGCTTTAATTTGCCTTTCATTCAATCCGACCATTTTCAATTGCTCCTTGGTGAAGCGATCTTTAAATATCTTACTCAGGAAGCCTCCTTGTTCTTCTTTTAAAACCGGTTCCGGTAAGCCGGCATTCTTGCAAGCTTCAATGATCTTGATGGTGCCCCGTCCCCAGGAATCAATATAGCCTGCTTTGAAACAAACATCTGCAAGCAGTGGGTTTCTCGGTTTCGAGCGATGTACTTTCTTCAAATCTTCTTCTGAAATCCCTTCCGGCAAGCTGCCATCATTCCAAACGCTGAAATTGTCATCATACAACCGGATTTGTGTGGGTGCTCCCATGTAGTTCCGGTGTACCAAAGCATTGAAGACCATTTCACGGACAGCATCTACAGGGTATTCATCCCGTTCCACCCGCTGCATGCCCATAAAATCAATCGGGTGAATAAAAAACTTGGCGTTAAGCATTTCTCCAATCCGGTCTTTGAGTTGGATCAGG
This window contains:
- a CDS encoding transcriptional regulator, with translation MPNKFRDILGVYAEVNLQEEKGKHYLEIIVPRYDVPISVRSKYYVRTGSTLQEITGLALNEFILKRTGKTWDDIPEQRASINDIDESSVKQFLKDARIAKRINVEDNISISDLLEKLRLLEDGHLKRAAIVLFGIDPGKFYPNMAVKIGKFGETDADLKFHEVLEGNLIQLKDRIGEMLNAKFFIHPIDFMGMQRVERDEYPVDAVREMVFNALVHRNYMGAPTQIRLYDDNFSVWNDGSLPEGISEEDLKKVHRSKPRNPLLADVCFKAGYIDSWGRGTIKIIEACKNAGLPEPVLKEEQGGFLSKIFKDRFTKEQLKMVGLNERQIKAVEYVKKNGKITNKDYQKINDCSRNTASGDLGNLVEKKILKPSDVKGAGSFYVLK